From the Streptomyces sp. Tu 2975 genome, one window contains:
- a CDS encoding rhamnogalacturonan lyase gives MRIGLYGRHRRPIFLRRIGAAGLAGGLVLGGAATLSFALSSPSASPASTAGATGPVTAAATVQAENLDRGPVSVHDGADNLVSWRLLASDPADVAFNVYRAGTKVNDQPITGSTNFRHKNAPSHADYQVKAVVNGQEQGLSAHAVQLRAGYLDVPISAPAGGSGFAYAANDASVGDLDGDGDLDIVLKWDPTNSKDNSQAGYTGNTIVDGYTLEGTRLWRIDLGRNIRSGAHYTQFQVFDYDGDSRAEVAMKTADGTRDGKGTVIGHSGADHRNSEGRILTGPEYLTMFRGSDGAAVSTVDYVPARGTVCNWGDCYGNRVDRFLAGTAYLNGSTPSLIMARGYYTRSVIAAWDFRDGQLTRRWTFDTNSSTNQGKGYDGQGSHSLSIGDVDGDGRDEIVYGAMAVDDNGSGLWTTRTGHGDAQHLADLDPDDPGLEYFKVSESTSRPSSLYIDPANGSVRWKTGSGSDNGRGVAGDIWAGNSGAEMWSAADSSVRDKNGSTRGREPSSVNFLAWWDGDTTRELLDGTRIDKYGTSGETRLLTASGVHSNNGTKSTPSLSGDILGDWREEVVWPTAGDTALRIYSTPIETDKRFTTLLQDRMYRTGLAWQNTAYNQPPHPSYFLGR, from the coding sequence GTGCGAATCGGACTCTACGGCCGCCACAGGCGCCCGATATTTCTGCGCAGGATCGGGGCAGCAGGCCTTGCGGGCGGCCTGGTCCTCGGCGGGGCGGCCACGCTCTCGTTCGCCCTTTCGTCCCCGTCCGCCTCCCCGGCTTCGACCGCCGGCGCCACCGGTCCGGTCACGGCCGCCGCCACCGTGCAGGCGGAGAACCTGGACCGCGGACCGGTCAGCGTCCACGACGGGGCGGACAACCTCGTCAGCTGGCGCCTGCTGGCAAGCGACCCCGCCGATGTGGCGTTCAACGTCTACCGTGCCGGTACGAAGGTCAACGACCAGCCGATCACGGGCTCGACGAACTTCCGGCACAAGAACGCGCCGTCCCACGCCGACTACCAGGTGAAGGCCGTCGTCAACGGCCAGGAGCAGGGCCTCTCCGCACACGCCGTCCAACTGCGCGCCGGATACCTGGACGTACCCATCTCCGCACCGGCCGGCGGCTCCGGCTTCGCCTACGCGGCCAACGACGCCTCCGTCGGCGACCTCGACGGCGACGGAGACCTGGACATCGTCCTCAAGTGGGACCCCACCAACTCCAAGGACAACTCCCAGGCCGGCTACACCGGCAACACCATCGTCGACGGCTACACCCTCGAGGGCACCCGCCTGTGGCGCATCGACCTCGGCCGCAACATCCGGTCGGGCGCGCACTACACGCAGTTCCAGGTCTTCGACTACGACGGCGACAGCAGGGCCGAGGTGGCGATGAAGACCGCCGACGGAACCCGCGACGGCAAGGGCACGGTGATCGGCCACTCCGGTGCGGACCACCGCAACAGCGAGGGCCGGATCCTGACCGGTCCCGAGTACCTCACGATGTTCCGGGGTTCGGACGGAGCGGCGGTCTCCACCGTGGACTACGTGCCGGCCCGCGGCACGGTGTGCAACTGGGGCGACTGCTACGGAAACCGGGTCGACCGCTTCCTCGCCGGCACGGCGTACCTCAACGGCAGCACTCCCTCCCTGATCATGGCCCGCGGCTACTACACCCGGTCCGTCATCGCCGCCTGGGACTTCAGGGACGGGCAACTCACCCGACGCTGGACGTTCGACACCAACAGCTCCACCAACCAGGGCAAGGGCTACGACGGGCAGGGCAGCCACAGCCTGTCCATCGGCGACGTGGACGGCGACGGCAGGGACGAGATCGTCTACGGTGCGATGGCCGTCGACGACAACGGCAGCGGGCTGTGGACCACCCGCACCGGCCACGGCGACGCCCAGCACCTCGCGGACCTGGACCCTGACGACCCGGGCCTCGAGTACTTCAAGGTCTCCGAGTCCACCAGCCGGCCGTCCTCGCTGTACATCGACCCGGCGAACGGCAGCGTCCGCTGGAAGACCGGATCGGGCAGCGACAACGGCCGCGGGGTGGCCGGCGACATCTGGGCGGGCAACTCCGGCGCCGAGATGTGGTCGGCGGCCGACTCCTCCGTCCGCGACAAGAACGGCAGCACCCGCGGCCGCGAGCCGTCGTCCGTCAACTTCCTTGCCTGGTGGGACGGTGACACGACGCGTGAACTGCTCGACGGCACCCGCATCGACAAGTACGGCACGAGCGGCGAGACGAGGCTGCTGACGGCGTCCGGCGTCCACTCCAACAACGGCACGAAGTCCACTCCGTCGCTCTCGGGCGACATCCTGGGCGACTGGCGCGAGGAAGTCGTCTGGCCGACGGCCGGCGACACCGCCCTGCGGATCTACTCCACACCCATCGAGACGGACAAGCGGTTCACCACCCTGCTCCAGGACCGCATGTACCGCACGGGCCTGGCCTGGCAGAACACGGCGTACAACCAGCCGCCGCACCCGAGTTACTTCCTCGGGAGGTGA
- a CDS encoding dihydrofolate reductase family protein, translated as MRKLTYYIATTLDGFIAGPDGSDPTGPSGFWPIPEDYIQHLVSEYPETLPVQARQALSVTAEGTHFDTVLEGRRSYEIGLAAGLTDAYPHLRHLVFSRTLTESPDPAVELVADDPVSTVRELKQQAGKDIWLLGGAELAGSLYAEIDTLILKVGPLTIGDGIPLFSHKAVFDPHNWTLQDHTVLKSGAVFLTYGRVSS; from the coding sequence ATGCGAAAGCTGACCTATTACATCGCCACCACCCTCGATGGCTTCATCGCGGGCCCGGACGGCAGTGACCCCACCGGTCCGAGCGGCTTCTGGCCCATACCGGAGGACTACATCCAGCACCTCGTGTCCGAGTACCCTGAGACGCTGCCCGTCCAGGCCCGGCAGGCACTGTCCGTCACGGCGGAGGGCACGCACTTCGACACGGTGCTCGAGGGGCGGCGCAGCTACGAGATCGGCCTTGCGGCCGGTCTCACCGACGCCTACCCCCACCTGCGTCACCTGGTATTTTCCCGGACGCTGACCGAGAGCCCGGACCCGGCCGTCGAACTGGTCGCCGACGACCCGGTGTCGACCGTGCGCGAGCTCAAGCAGCAGGCCGGCAAGGACATCTGGCTACTCGGTGGCGCCGAGCTTGCGGGCTCCCTGTACGCCGAGATCGACACGCTGATCCTCAAGGTCGGCCCGCTGACCATCGGCGACGGGATCCCGCTGTTCTCCCACAAGGCCGTCTTCGACCCGCACAACTGGACACTCCAGGACCACACCGTTCTCAAGAGCGGCGCGGTGTTCCTCACCTACGGGCGCGTCAGCAGCTGA
- a CDS encoding glycosyltransferase, with amino-acid sequence MRVLLSTYGSRGDVEPLVGLAVRLRELGAEVRVCAPPDEDFAERLAGVGVSMVGVGQSARALTTAAPPPSKTNLPQRAAELIAGQLRVVPAAAEGCDVLVATGAMPAIAGARSVTEKLGIGYVSAIFQQLTLPSPQRPPLAYPGRPFPPEVTGNRALWDLDAQSINALFGEALNTNRASIGLPAVDNVRDYAFGDRPWLATDPVLDPWLKTPDLDVVQTGAWTLPDERPLPAELVAFLSAGAPPVYVGFGSMAVRAGADAARVAIEAVRANGRRVLVGRGWAELGLVDDRDDCFAVGEVNHQQLFGRVAAVVHHGGAGTTTTAAWAGAPQVVVPQLADQPYWAGRVAELGIGVAHNGPVPTVESLSSALKTALDPETGARAKAVAGMVRTDGAMVAARLLLDAVS; translated from the coding sequence GTGCGTGTGCTGTTGTCGACGTACGGGTCGCGCGGGGATGTCGAACCGCTGGTGGGGTTGGCCGTGCGGTTGCGGGAACTCGGCGCGGAGGTGCGGGTGTGTGCGCCACCGGACGAGGACTTCGCGGAGCGGCTGGCCGGGGTCGGTGTGTCCATGGTGGGTGTCGGGCAGTCGGCACGCGCGCTGACGACTGCGGCGCCACCGCCGTCGAAGACCAATCTGCCGCAGCGCGCGGCGGAACTGATTGCCGGTCAGTTGCGGGTCGTACCCGCGGCGGCCGAGGGGTGCGACGTGCTGGTGGCGACGGGCGCGATGCCGGCCATCGCCGGGGCGCGGTCGGTGACCGAGAAGCTGGGCATCGGGTACGTATCCGCGATCTTCCAGCAGCTGACCCTGCCCTCGCCGCAGCGCCCGCCGCTGGCGTACCCGGGGCGGCCGTTCCCGCCGGAGGTGACCGGCAACCGGGCGCTGTGGGACCTGGACGCCCAGAGCATCAACGCGCTGTTCGGTGAGGCGCTCAACACCAACCGGGCGTCTATCGGCCTACCCGCGGTGGACAACGTCCGTGACTACGCCTTCGGTGACCGGCCGTGGCTGGCCACGGACCCGGTGCTGGACCCGTGGCTAAAGACGCCGGACCTCGACGTCGTACAGACCGGCGCGTGGACGTTGCCCGATGAGCGGCCGCTTCCGGCGGAGCTGGTGGCCTTCCTGTCTGCCGGCGCGCCACCCGTGTACGTGGGCTTCGGCAGCATGGCCGTGCGCGCGGGGGCAGATGCGGCCCGGGTCGCCATCGAGGCGGTGCGCGCGAACGGCCGCCGGGTACTCGTCGGGCGTGGCTGGGCGGAGCTGGGCCTCGTCGACGACCGGGACGACTGCTTCGCCGTCGGCGAGGTCAACCATCAGCAGTTGTTCGGGCGGGTGGCTGCCGTCGTGCATCACGGTGGCGCGGGTACGACGACGACGGCCGCTTGGGCCGGCGCTCCACAGGTGGTGGTGCCCCAGTTGGCGGACCAGCCGTACTGGGCCGGTCGGGTGGCCGAGCTGGGCATCGGCGTGGCCCACAACGGTCCGGTGCCGACCGTCGAGTCCCTGTCGAGCGCGCTCAAGACGGCCCTGGACCCCGAAACCGGCGCCCGGGCGAAGGCTGTGGCCGGCATGGTCCGCACCGACGGGGCGATGGTGGCCGCGCGGCTGCTGCTCGACGCCGTCAGCTGA